From a region of the Sesamum indicum cultivar Zhongzhi No. 13 linkage group LG3, S_indicum_v1.0, whole genome shotgun sequence genome:
- the LOC105159269 gene encoding F-box/FBD/LRR-repeat protein At1g13570-like has translation MGGCEGDRLSNLPCDIMDNILKLLPLVEAVRTSILSREWRYKWVTIPHLIFDPKTFPPKSITKKYIAWSVIYQVLLLHKGPIVKFSLKTGPKTIYSPYLDHSLQFLSNHPIEELTLDHLPFGPIPHFLFAFEHLKHLYLVDAVLRPPRTFKGLGRLVTLHLEQVDFMPGEFKRVISQCPMLECLNLIHTCDVYTWGDLEDIDAPNLKSFYFSGFLTLISFKNAPLLTELSMMSWSYGLDDYKNDLIEYFDVRGSVTRLVYDDHFFNVLSRCGLPQKLPHNLNFLQFLSFPRISFSSISEVSCAVCLIRSSPNLRSLEITLSTSSDVPEMKTTAEFLMKMQKEGEFPVMSRLEYVKIEALSGLEPEMEFVKLLLSAATVLRKLEICSIYSGAGSEAGSKMFSELLSFRPASPNVQFILEHLNLNPI, from the exons ATGGGAGGGTGTGAGGGCGATAGACTTAGCAACCTTCCATGTGATATCATGGATAACATTCTTAAGTTATTGCCTTTGGTTGAAGCTGTGAGAACAAGCATTCTCTCAAGAGAATGGCGGTATAAGTGGGTAACTATTCCACATCTCATTTTTGATCCAAAAACTTTCCCACCAAAATCAATTACTAAAAAGTACATAGCTTGGTCCGTTATCTATCAAGTATTGTTACTTCACAAGGGACCTATAGTCAAGTTCTCACTCAAAACTGGTCCTAAAACGATTTATAGTCCTTATCTTGACCACTCCCTGCAATTCTTGTCAAATCATCCCATAGAAGAACTCACACTTGATCATCTCCCGTTTGGCCCGATTCCTCACTTTCTATTTGCTTTTGAGCATCTCAAACATCTGTATCTTGTTGATGCTGTTCTTAGGCCTCCTCGCACCTTCAAAGGATTAGGTAGGCTTGTCACTCTTCACCTTGAGCAGGTCGACTTTATGCCTGGAGAGTTTAAAAGGGTTATCTCTCAATGTCCAATGCTCGagtgtttgaatttgatacACACTTGTGACGTATATACATGGGGCGACCTTGAGGATATTGATGCTCCTAATCTCAAGTCCTTTTATTTCTCAGGCTTCCTCacattaattagttttaaaaatgCACCACTCCTTACTGAATTGTCAATGATGTCTTGGTCATACGGACTTGATGACTATAAGAATGATTTGATTGAGTATTTCGATGTACGTGGTTCCGTCACAAGGCTGGTGTACGATGACCACTTTTTCAAT GTCTTGAGTAGATGTGGCCTGCCACAGAAACTTCCTCACAACCTTAACTTTCTACAGTTTCTTTCGTTTCCTAGAATTTCGTTTAGTTCCATATCAGAAGTGAGTTGTGCAGTTTGCTTGATCAGAAGCTCTCCTAATTTGCGGAGTCTTGAAATTACT TTATCAACCAGCTCAGATGTGCCGGAAATGAAGACAACCGCTGAATTTCTGATGAAGATGCAAAAGGAAGGTGAATTTCCTGTCATGAGTCGGCTTGAATATGTGAAGATTGAAGCACTCTCAGGTTTGGAACCCGAAATGGAATTCGTGAAGCTTCTCCTGTCAGCTGCAACTGTTCTTAGGAAACTTGAAATCTGCTCCATATATTCAGGAGCAGGATCAGAAGCGGGATCCAAGATGTTCAGTGAGTTGTTGAGTTTCAGACCAGCATCACCAAACGTCCAATTCATATTGGAACATCTTAATCTTAATCCCATTTGA
- the LOC105159271 gene encoding F-box/FBD/LRR-repeat protein At1g13570-like codes for MGGCEGDRLSNLPRNIMDNILKSLSVVEAVRTSILSREWRYKWVTIPHLCFNWKTFPPKSTQKYKPSSVIYQVLLLHKGPIVKFSLKTGYPVIYIDHLDQSLQFLSNHPIEELTLDYHPLRPISHFLFAFEHLKHLYLVDAALRPPPTFKGLGRLVTLHLEQVYFLPGELKKFITQCPVLECLNLIDTCDAYRWYELQNIDTPNLKSFYFSGFFILINFKNAPLLTELSMMSSSYGVNDYQNDVIEYVDPFGDIAMLAYDDPLFDSQLIEFLNRLSSITRLELDGCVLYVLSRFGLPQKLPHNLNFLHFLSFPRISFSSISEVSCAVCLIRSSPNLRSLEITVSDTTISRLSTSSDVPEMKTTAEFLMKMQKEGEFPVMSRLEYVKIEALSGLEPEMEFVKLLLSAATVLSKLEICSIYSGAGSEAGSKMFNELLSFRPSFPNVQFILEHLNLNPI; via the exons ATGGGAGGGTGTGAGGGCGATAGACTTAGCAACCTTCCACGTAATATCATGGATAACATTCTTAAGTCATTGTCTGTGGTTGAAGCTGTGAGGACAAGCATACTCTCAAGAGAATGGCGGTATAAATGGGTAACTATTCCACATCTCTGTTTTAATTGGAAAACTTTCCCACCAAAATCAACTCAAAAGTACAAACCTTCGTCCGTCATCTATCAAGTATTGTTACTTCACAAAGGGCCTATAGTCAAGTTCTCACTCAAAACTGGTTATCCAGTGATTTATATTGATCATCTTGACCAGTCCCTGCAATTCTTGTCAAATCATCCCATAGAGGAACTCACACTCGACTATCACCCGCTACGCCCGATTTCTCACTTTCTATTTGCTTTTGAGCATCTCAAACATCTGTATCTCGTTGATGCTGCTCTTAGGCCTCCTCCCACCTTCAAAGGATTAGGTAGGCTTGTAACCCTTCACCTTGAACAGGTCTACTTTTTGCCTGGAGAGTTGAAAAAGTTTATCACTCAATGTCCAGTGCTCGagtgtttgaatttgatagaCACTTGTGACGCATATAGATGGTACGAGCTTCAGAATATTGATACTCCTAATCTCAAGTCCTTCTATTTCTCAGGCTTCTTCATActaattaactttaaaaatgcACCACTCCTTACTGAGTTGTCAATGATGTCTTCGTCATACGGTGTTAATGACTATCAGAATGATGTGATCGAGTATGTCGATCCATTTGGTGACATCGCAATGCTGGCGTACGATGACCCCTTATTCGAT TCTCAGTTGATCGAGTTTCTCAATCGACTTTCTTCCATCACAAGACTGGAGTTAGATGGCTGTGTTCTCTAT GTCTTGAGTAGATTTGGCCTGCCACAGAAACTTCCTCACAACCTTAACTTTCTACATTTTCTTTCGTTTCCAAGAATTTCGTTTAGTTCCATATCAGAAGTGAGTTGTGCAGTTTGCTTGATCAGAAGCTCTCCTAATTTGCGGAGTCTTGAAATTACCGTAAGTGACACCACTATTTCCAGG TTATCAACCAGCTCAGATGTGCCGGAAATGAAGACAACCGCTGAATTTCTGATGAAGATGCAAAAGGAAGGTGAATTTCCTGTCATGAGTCGGCTTGAGTATGTGAAGATTGAAGCACTCTCAGGCTTGGAACCCGAAATGGAATTCGTGAAGCTTCTCCTGTCAGCTGCAACTGTTCTTAGTAAACTTGAAATCTGCTCCATATATTCAGGAGCAGGATCAGAAGCGGGATCCAAGATGTTCAATGAGTTGTTGAGTTTCAGACCATCATTTCCGAACGTCCAATTCATATTAGAACATCTTAATCTTAATCCCATTTGA
- the LOC105159084 gene encoding transcription factor bHLH74, which produces MDSEEMGDRVFQHRNSSSILNCPSSVMATTSISDNVAGMSICSESMFKPPNGIDPFYSSSGWDPVISQDQSGNFGNSSMVLQNEFANPNYPVLLENQTMGSSSHLVHFPSDSGLVGMVPKIPSFGSGSFSEIVSSFGHSNFAQNNGAGVQNTVKNVEDAQDHRQDSENGVLGASPNGKRKRKNVEVEKQKDQTRDLAELPKEYDEKKNSGPSSRSRQAVKEAKDNSSGAEASKENYIHVRAKRGQATNSHSLAERVRRERISERMRLLQELVPGCNKITGKAVMLDEIINYVQSLQQQVEFLSMKLATVNPELNVDIERLLSKDILHSRGSNATALGIGPGLSSSHPFQGLPQGTLNAFPGTAPQFQSLPQNLWNNELQNILQNGYDSNPSVGSLGPSGLSKMEL; this is translated from the exons ATGGATTCTGAAGAAATGGGGGATAGAGTATTCCAGCATAGAAATAGCAGCAGTATTCTGAACTGCCCTTCTTCAGTGATGGCCACAACTTCAATATCTGACAATGTTGCAGGAATGTCAATCTGTTCAGAGTCCATGTTCAAGCCTCCAAATGGGATAGACCCTTTTTACAGTTCTTCTGGTTGGGATCCAGTTATTTCACAGGATCAAAGTGGGAATTTCGGAAATTCTTCTATGGTTCTTCAAAATGAGTTTGCTAATCCAAATTATCCAGTTCTGCTTGAAAATCAGACAATGGGAAGCTCTTCCCACTTGGTCCATTTTCCTTCTGATTCAGGTTTAGTCGGTATGGTGCCAAAGATTCCAAGTTTTGGGAGTGGAAGTTTCTCAGAAATTGTTAGTTCATTTGGACACTCCAATTTTGCCCAAAATAATGGGGCTGGAGTGCAGAATACGGTGAAAAATGTAGAAGATGCTCAGGATCACCGCCAAGATTCAGAAAACGGGGTGTTAGGAGCTTCACCTAATgggaagaggaaaagaaag AATGTTGAGGTAGAAAAACAGAAGGATCAAACTCGGGACCTTGCTGAATTACCTAAAGAAtatgatgaaaagaaaaactcagGTCCAAGTTCTCGCAGTCGGCAGGCAGTTAAAGAAGCTAAGGATAACTCCAGTGGTGCAGAAGCTTctaaagaaaattacattcatGTGAGAGCCAAAAGGGGCCAGGCAACAAACAGTCACAGCCTTGCTGAACGG GTGAGAAGGGAGAGGATTAGTGAGAGGATGAGATTGCTGCAAGAACTGGTTCCTGGCTGTAATAAG ATTACTGGGAAAGCGGTGATGCTTGATGAGATTATCAACTATGTCCAATCACTACAACAGCAAGTTGAG TTTTTGTCAATGAAGCTCGCGACAGTAAATCCAGAGCTCAATGTGGATATAGAACGGCTATTGTCTAAAGAT ATTCTTCACTCTCGAGGTAGCAATGCAACAGCACTTGGAATTGGTCCAGGACTGAGTTCATCTCATCCTTTCCAGGGTCTACCCCAGGGAACCCTCAATGCTTTCCCAGGCACAGCTCCACAATTTCAGTCCTTACCTCAG AACTTGTGGAACAATGAGCTCCAAAATATTCTCCAAAATGGATACGATTCTAATCCCTCTGTTGGCAGTTTGGGGCCAAGCG GGCTGTCAAAAATGGAGCTGTAG
- the LOC105159085 gene encoding AP2-like ethylene-responsive transcription factor ANT — protein MMPVKDDNNGSNVPTNWWGFSLSPHMKMEANTSSPSFYLSSNPHLNTAAVCYGVSDQNNEFHSPLQVMPLKSDGSLCILEALSRSHSQGSSPKLEDFLGGTTMAHQRDAMVLSLDSAFYNQEQQYYSGLNFSSNGLPSMPEAEFPCLKTWADHGQELEHQQVNNNTSVAEDRGGMGFDELKSLSLSMSPGSQSSCVTNSRQISPTEATECVAMETKKRGSEKMAQVKQTVHRKSIDTFGQRTSQYRGVTRHRWTGRYEAHLWDNSCKKEGQTRKGRQVYLGGYDMEEKAARAYDLAALKYWGPSTHINFPLENYHQELEEMKNMNRQEYVAHLRRRSSGFSRGASMYRGVTRHHQHGRWQARIGRVAGNKDLYLGTFSTQEEAAEAYDVAAIKFRGVNAVTNFDISRYDVEKIMASNTLPTGEVARRNKESEPIAETVQRSEISAQGNANVKSTTGGNYHNPLFSVALQHDLINTASTQMAAPPRHFSNSSSLVTSLNSSREASPDRNGVPSAKPGTFETKFINSSTNLNSWIPVAQPRPLPLTTTHLPVFAAWNDV, from the exons ATGATGCCTGTGAAGGATGACAACAATGGCAGCAACGTTCCCACCAACTGGTGGGGGTTTTCTCTCTCACCCCACATGAAAATGGAGGCCAACACTTCTTCACCAAGCTTCTATCTTTCCTCTAATCCCCACCTCAACACCGCTGCAGTCTGTTATGGTGTGAGTGatcaaaataatgaatttcacTCTCCTTTGCAAGTAATGCCTCTCAAATCAGATGGTTCTCTTTGCATTCTTGAAGCCCTTTCCAGATCTCATTCACAAG GTTCTTCTCCCAAACTGGAAGATTTCTTGGGCGGGACAACAATGGCTCATCAGAGGGATGCCATGGTTTTGAGCCTTGACAGTGCATTTTACAACCAAGAACAGCAGTACTATTCTGGGCTTAACTTCAGTAGTAATGGGCTTCCTTCGATGCCTGAGGCTGAATTTCCATGCTTGAAAACATGGGCTGATCATGGCCAAGAACTTGAACATCAGCAGGTTAATAACAACACAAGTGTAGCAGAAGATAGAGGTGGAATGGGGTTTGATGAGTTGAAGTCTTTGAGCTTGTCCATGAGCCCTGGTTCTCAGTCGAGCTGTGTTACTAATTCCAGGCAGATCTCACCCACTGAGGCTACTGAGTGTGTGGCCATGGAAACTAAGAAAAGAGGGTCTGAAAAAATGGCACAGGTTAAGCAAACTGTTCATAGGAAATCTATTGACACATTTGGGCAGAGAACATCTCAGTATAGAGGTGTAACAAG ACACCGGTGGACAGGTAGGTATGAGGCTCACTTGTGGGACAACAGTTGCAAGAAGGAGGGGCAGACTAGAAAAGGAAGGCAAG TTTATCTTG GAGGCTATGATATGGAAGAGAAAGCTGCCAGAGCTTATGATCTTGCTGCTCTCAAATATTGGGGGCCGTCGACGCATATAAACTTTCCG TTGGAAAACTACCATCAAGAACTTGAGGAAATGAAGAACATGAACCGACAAGAATACGTTGCCCACTTGAGGAG GAGAAGCAGTGGATTTTCCAGAGGCGCTTCGATGTACAGAGGTGTCACGAg GCATCATCAGCACGGAAGATGGCAAGCTAGGATCGGGCGTGTTGCCGGGAACAAGGATCTCTACCTCGGAACTTTCA GCACACAGGAGGAAGCAGCCGAAGCCTACGACGTGGCTGCAATCAAGTTCCGGGGTGTTAATGCGGTTACTAATTTCGACATCTCCCGATACGACGTTGAGAAAATCATGGCGAGCAATACTCTGCCAACGGGGGAGGTGGCGAGACGGAACAAGGAGAGCGAGCCTATTGCAGAGACAGTGCAGAGAAGTGAGATTTCTGCTCAAGGAAACGCTAACGTAAAATCAACCACCGGTGGGAATTACCATAATCCTCTTTTCTCAGTGGCCCTGCAGCACGATCTGATTAACACTGCTTCAACCCAAATGGCCGCCCCTCCTCGACATTTCTCAAATTCGTCGTCTCTGGTTACGAGCTTGAACAGCTCGAGGGAAGCTAGCCCCGACAGAAACGGTGTCCCCTCTGCGAAGCCTGGTACCTTTGAGACTAAGTTCATCAACTCCTCAACCAATCTGAATTCCTGGATTCCGGTAGCTCAGCCGAGGCCTCTCCCGCTCACGACGACTCATTTGCCGGTTTTTGCTGCTTGGAATGACGTTTGA